Proteins co-encoded in one Marinobacter qingdaonensis genomic window:
- a CDS encoding TetR family transcriptional regulator produces the protein MRRTKEDAEKTRQTVLEAALKLFSRDGYSLTTLSRIADEAGCSRGPIYWHFQNKDDLYEAVLAYSQDPLEKLVRDCEAMADNPLDAMDHFIERWLGLLATNRRYRQSFEILLNKTELTDAMSRTLKRERQLTQSIIALFQDLVERAKAAGLISTQESANELGLLSYTYLMGITQTWLFAPKLFSLKQQAPFFQRQFWTLLGRTDERP, from the coding sequence ATGCGCCGCACCAAGGAAGACGCCGAAAAAACCCGCCAGACCGTGCTCGAAGCCGCCCTCAAGCTGTTCAGCCGGGATGGCTACTCCCTCACGACCCTGAGCCGCATCGCCGATGAAGCCGGCTGCAGCCGGGGGCCGATCTACTGGCACTTCCAGAACAAGGACGACCTGTACGAAGCGGTCCTGGCCTACTCCCAGGACCCGCTCGAAAAGCTCGTCCGTGACTGCGAGGCCATGGCCGATAACCCCCTGGACGCCATGGACCACTTCATCGAACGCTGGCTGGGTTTGCTCGCCACCAATCGACGCTACCGGCAGTCGTTCGAGATCCTGCTGAACAAGACCGAACTGACCGACGCCATGAGCCGGACCCTGAAGCGGGAACGGCAACTGACCCAATCCATCATCGCCCTGTTTCAGGACCTAGTCGAGCGGGCCAAGGCCGCCGGGCTGATCAGCACCCAGGAAAGCGCCAACGAACTGGGTCTACTCAGCTACACCTATCTGATGGGCATCACCCAGACCTGGCTGTTCGCCCCCAAGTTGTTCTCCCTGAAACAGCAGGCGCCCTTCTTCCAGCGCCAGTTCTGGACCCTGCTCGGCCGCACCGACGAGCGCCCATAA
- the glnT gene encoding type III glutamate--ammonia ligase, whose product MTELSSTQALKQQLTDAGVKYAMASYVDIHGVSKGKFVPVAHLGQMMEGSELYTGAALDGVPQDISDNEVAAMPDAAAVAVCPWNRQLAWFPGNLYLDGKPFEACSRNIFQRQLSAAADMGYRFNLGIETEFFLFRDTEDGGFAPLSDRDTLGKPCYDPRALMDNLHIVDELVEAMNELGWDVYSFDHEDANGQFETDFKYADGLTMADRLVFFRMMANEIARKHGAFASFMPKPFADRTGSGAHYNMSLADLKTGANLFEPQGDDEHDCGISKIAYQFIAGVLKHGAAISAVIAPTVNSYKRLVRQGSMSGSTWAPVFMCYGSNNRTNMIRIPGMGGRIECRAADIACNPYLGSALILAAGLEGIREGLDAGAPHHENMYNYSDAEIAEQGIEYLPRNLGEAVDAFEVDPLAREVFGEAMFKSFIETKRQEWDSYQNHVSEWEVNRYLKMF is encoded by the coding sequence ATGACCGAATTGAGCAGCACACAGGCGCTGAAACAGCAACTCACCGACGCCGGCGTGAAATACGCCATGGCCAGTTACGTGGACATTCACGGGGTATCAAAAGGCAAGTTTGTCCCGGTGGCGCACCTGGGGCAGATGATGGAGGGCTCGGAGCTATACACCGGGGCGGCCCTTGACGGCGTCCCCCAGGACATCTCCGACAACGAGGTGGCGGCCATGCCCGATGCCGCTGCGGTAGCGGTGTGCCCCTGGAACCGGCAACTGGCGTGGTTCCCGGGCAACCTCTACCTGGACGGCAAGCCATTCGAGGCCTGCTCTCGCAACATCTTCCAGCGCCAGCTCAGCGCAGCGGCCGATATGGGCTACCGCTTCAACCTGGGCATCGAAACCGAGTTCTTCCTGTTCCGGGACACCGAGGACGGCGGCTTTGCGCCCCTGAGTGACCGGGACACCCTGGGCAAGCCCTGCTACGACCCGCGTGCCCTGATGGACAACTTGCACATCGTGGATGAGCTGGTCGAAGCCATGAACGAGCTGGGCTGGGACGTGTACTCCTTCGACCATGAGGACGCCAACGGCCAGTTTGAAACCGACTTCAAATACGCCGACGGCCTGACCATGGCCGACCGCCTGGTGTTCTTCCGCATGATGGCCAACGAGATTGCCCGCAAGCACGGCGCCTTCGCCAGCTTCATGCCCAAGCCGTTCGCCGACCGCACCGGCAGCGGGGCTCACTACAACATGTCGCTGGCGGACCTCAAAACCGGAGCCAACCTGTTCGAGCCCCAGGGCGATGACGAGCACGACTGTGGCATCAGCAAGATCGCCTACCAGTTCATTGCCGGGGTCCTGAAACACGGCGCGGCCATCAGCGCGGTCATCGCACCCACGGTCAACAGCTACAAGCGCCTGGTGCGCCAGGGCAGCATGTCCGGCTCCACCTGGGCGCCCGTGTTCATGTGCTATGGCTCCAACAACCGCACCAACATGATCCGGATCCCGGGCATGGGCGGGCGCATCGAGTGCCGGGCGGCAGACATTGCCTGTAACCCCTATCTGGGCAGCGCTTTGATCCTGGCCGCCGGTCTGGAAGGCATCCGTGAAGGGTTGGATGCCGGCGCCCCGCACCACGAGAACATGTACAACTACAGCGATGCCGAGATCGCCGAGCAGGGCATCGAGTACCTGCCGCGCAACCTGGGCGAAGCCGTGGATGCCTTCGAAGTCGATCCACTGGCACGGGAAGTGTTCGGGGAGGCCATGTTCAAGAGCTTCATCGAGACCAAGCGGCAGGAGTGGGACAGCTACCAGAACCACGTCTCCGAGTGGGAGGTGAACCGCTACCTGAAGATGTTCTGA
- a CDS encoding ABC transporter permease, with protein MRLINRHPGRVSATLLGLLPFLLLIFIYALASQERLAENPNDKLLPGLEQMTAAVERMAFQEDRRSGDYLMWQDTTASLERLGLGVGIAALLALVVGILNGVLPLVRANLAPLVSALSMVPPLAILPILFIVFGLGELSKVMLIVIGTAPIIMRDVAQRVRELPSEQLIKIQTLGANSWQVITRMALPQVLPRLIDAVRLSLGPAWLFLIAAEAIASTEGLGYRIFLVRRYLAMDVILPYVIWITILAIVIDQLLRLANRRLFPWYNAGGH; from the coding sequence ATGAGACTGATCAACCGCCACCCGGGTAGGGTTTCCGCGACCCTGCTGGGCCTGCTGCCTTTCCTGCTGCTGATATTCATCTACGCGCTCGCGTCCCAGGAGCGTCTGGCCGAAAACCCCAACGACAAGCTGCTGCCGGGCCTGGAACAGATGACCGCGGCGGTGGAACGCATGGCCTTCCAGGAAGACCGACGCAGTGGCGACTATCTGATGTGGCAGGACACCACCGCCAGCCTGGAACGCCTGGGGCTGGGTGTCGGCATCGCCGCCCTCCTGGCCTTGGTGGTTGGCATTCTCAATGGCGTTTTGCCGCTGGTGCGGGCCAACCTGGCGCCACTTGTATCGGCATTGTCGATGGTGCCGCCCCTGGCCATCCTGCCCATCCTGTTCATCGTGTTCGGACTCGGCGAGTTGTCCAAGGTCATGCTGATCGTCATTGGCACCGCCCCCATCATAATGCGCGATGTCGCCCAGCGGGTCCGGGAACTGCCGAGCGAGCAGCTCATCAAGATCCAGACCCTGGGCGCCAATTCCTGGCAGGTGATCACCCGCATGGCCCTGCCCCAGGTGTTGCCCCGGCTGATCGATGCCGTGCGCCTGAGTCTGGGCCCGGCCTGGCTGTTCCTGATCGCCGCCGAAGCCATCGCCTCCACCGAAGGACTCGGCTACCGGATCTTCCTGGTGCGCCGTTACCTCGCCATGGACGTGATCCTGCCCTACGTCATCTGGATCACCATCCTCGCCATCGTCATTGACCAGTTGCTGCGTCTCGCCAATCGTCGGCTGTTCCCCTGGTACAACGCAGGAGGCCACTAA
- the atzF gene encoding allophanate hydrolase, which translates to MNTTTINLDLPSLRKAYLSGEQTPARVIAHLLERAREFDHHNLWIHRATEAELAPYLERLAHSRPEDLPLYGVPFAVKDNIDVAGMDTTAACEAYRYRPERHAAVVAALVEAGAIPLGKTNLDQFATGLVGTRSPEPWGACRNSINPDFVSGGSSSGSAVAVALGLASFALGTDTAGSGRVPAAFNNLVGLKPTLGRLSVRGVVPACQSLDCVSVFARSAEQARTVLQVASAPDAEDPWQKPQPTGRRPIPHQFRVGVPADAQLTFDSEEARQLFQNNLADLQALGGEPVEIDFQPFLDAASLLYEGPWVSERYLATRPLIDQHPEALLPVTRSIISQGATPSAADAFAAQYQLRKLKALADRIWEQVDLVLTPTTPGIYTIEAVNADPVTLNSRLGIYTNFMNLLDYSAVSVPAGFLANGLPLGCTLFAPAFQDEALLALAARLHPHTVDRVGALTDALDSPPFEATEGTIDVLVCGAHLSGLPLNHQLTDRYGTLVETTETAAAYRMYLLDGGPPFRPGLIRDTEAGVALPVEIWRLPADQFGSFVDGIPAPLGIGKVELADGRWVSGFICEPIGLESARDITSLGGWRGYLASQ; encoded by the coding sequence GTGAATACCACCACCATCAATCTCGACCTCCCCTCCCTGCGCAAGGCCTACCTGAGCGGTGAGCAAACCCCGGCACGCGTGATTGCCCACCTGCTGGAACGAGCCCGGGAGTTTGACCACCACAACCTCTGGATTCATCGTGCGACCGAAGCCGAACTGGCGCCCTACCTGGAGCGCCTGGCGCACAGCCGCCCGGAAGACCTGCCGCTGTACGGCGTGCCCTTCGCGGTCAAAGACAACATTGATGTCGCCGGCATGGACACCACCGCCGCCTGCGAGGCCTATCGCTACCGGCCCGAGCGCCACGCTGCCGTAGTCGCGGCACTGGTCGAGGCGGGCGCCATCCCCCTGGGCAAAACCAATCTGGACCAGTTTGCCACCGGTCTGGTGGGTACTCGCTCACCAGAACCCTGGGGCGCCTGTCGCAACAGCATCAACCCGGACTTTGTTTCCGGCGGCTCCTCCTCCGGTTCGGCCGTAGCGGTGGCTCTGGGTTTGGCGAGCTTTGCCCTGGGCACCGATACCGCCGGCTCCGGCCGAGTGCCGGCGGCCTTCAACAACCTGGTTGGCCTGAAGCCAACCCTCGGGCGTCTCAGCGTGCGCGGCGTGGTGCCGGCGTGCCAGAGTCTGGACTGCGTATCCGTCTTCGCCCGCTCGGCCGAGCAGGCCCGGACGGTGCTCCAGGTGGCCTCAGCCCCGGACGCCGAGGATCCCTGGCAAAAACCGCAGCCCACCGGTCGCCGTCCCATTCCGCACCAATTCCGCGTCGGGGTTCCGGCGGACGCCCAGCTGACCTTCGATAGCGAGGAGGCCCGGCAGCTGTTCCAGAATAACCTCGCAGACCTGCAGGCGCTCGGCGGTGAACCGGTAGAGATCGATTTCCAGCCGTTCCTGGATGCCGCCAGCTTGCTGTACGAGGGTCCCTGGGTTAGCGAACGCTACCTGGCCACCCGGCCTTTGATCGACCAACACCCGGAGGCACTGCTGCCGGTAACCCGGAGCATCATCAGCCAGGGCGCAACACCCAGCGCCGCCGACGCCTTCGCCGCCCAGTACCAGCTGCGCAAGCTCAAGGCCCTGGCCGACCGAATCTGGGAGCAGGTGGATTTGGTGCTGACGCCCACCACCCCCGGCATCTACACCATCGAGGCGGTCAACGCCGATCCGGTCACCCTGAACAGCCGGCTGGGCATCTACACCAACTTCATGAACCTGCTGGATTACAGCGCCGTGTCGGTACCCGCCGGTTTTCTGGCCAACGGCCTGCCCCTGGGCTGCACCCTGTTCGCCCCGGCCTTCCAAGATGAAGCCCTGCTCGCGCTGGCAGCCCGATTGCACCCGCACACCGTCGACCGGGTCGGCGCCCTCACCGATGCCCTCGACAGCCCACCGTTCGAGGCCACCGAGGGCACCATCGATGTCCTGGTGTGCGGCGCGCACCTGTCCGGATTGCCCCTGAACCATCAGCTTACCGACCGCTACGGCACCCTGGTCGAGACCACAGAAACCGCGGCGGCCTATCGCATGTACTTGCTGGACGGTGGTCCGCCCTTCCGGCCCGGCCTGATCCGGGATACCGAGGCAGGTGTCGCCTTGCCCGTGGAAATCTGGCGACTTCCGGCGGACCAGTTTGGCAGCTTTGTCGACGGCATCCCGGCGCCCCTGGGCATCGGCAAGGTCGAGCTGGCGGATGGTCGCTGGGTCAGCGGATTCATTTGCGAGCCCATAGGTCTGGAGAGTGCCCGGGACATCACCTCACTGGGCGGCTGGAGGGGGTATCTGGCCAGTCAATAA
- a CDS encoding alpha/beta fold hydrolase, producing the protein MAKQQWVREEFRAGDLALSRGGVLKDARLHYHQIGELNAPKDNLILLSTYYGGAAAGNHAWVGEGGANGPQLDPDRYCIVIPSLLGAGESSSPSNSNGAQAGPGFPAISLYDNVRLQKQLVDEVFGGANLALVMGWSMGGMQALQWGSLFPEQVNAVLATCCTARCYPHNHVFLEGVKAALTCDPTFQAGHYRTPPVRGLKAFARVYAGWAYSQAFFRNECWRDMGFTSVEDLLDFWEQDHLGQDANDLLAMLDTWQTGNIADNPVFRGDYPAALAALTMPTRLMPSGTDLYFTVDDASADASQMPGATLEVLASDYGHIAGGAGREHRSHIRILQAAQSLLHSQAPGHSRSRANERSDNSA; encoded by the coding sequence ATGGCCAAACAACAGTGGGTTAGAGAAGAGTTCAGGGCGGGCGATCTGGCCCTGTCGCGGGGTGGCGTTCTGAAAGACGCCCGCCTGCACTATCACCAGATTGGCGAGCTGAATGCACCAAAAGACAACCTGATCCTGCTGTCCACGTACTACGGTGGTGCAGCGGCCGGCAATCACGCCTGGGTTGGTGAAGGCGGTGCCAACGGCCCGCAACTGGATCCGGATCGGTACTGCATCGTGATTCCCTCGCTGCTGGGCGCTGGGGAATCCTCATCGCCCTCAAACAGCAACGGTGCCCAGGCCGGCCCCGGTTTTCCCGCCATCAGCCTTTACGACAACGTGCGACTGCAGAAACAGCTGGTCGACGAGGTGTTCGGCGGCGCGAACTTGGCGCTGGTGATGGGCTGGTCCATGGGCGGCATGCAGGCGCTGCAATGGGGCAGCCTGTTCCCGGAGCAGGTTAACGCCGTGCTGGCTACCTGCTGTACCGCCCGCTGCTACCCCCACAATCATGTCTTCCTCGAGGGGGTAAAAGCCGCCCTGACCTGTGACCCGACCTTTCAAGCTGGCCATTACCGCACACCGCCGGTGCGGGGCCTCAAGGCCTTCGCCCGGGTGTATGCCGGCTGGGCTTACTCCCAGGCGTTTTTCCGTAACGAGTGCTGGCGCGACATGGGGTTTACCTCGGTCGAGGACCTGCTGGACTTCTGGGAACAGGACCACCTCGGCCAGGACGCCAACGATCTGCTGGCCATGCTGGACACCTGGCAGACCGGCAACATCGCCGACAACCCGGTGTTTCGGGGCGATTACCCGGCCGCACTCGCCGCCCTGACCATGCCGACGCGACTGATGCCGTCCGGCACCGACCTGTACTTCACCGTCGACGATGCCAGCGCCGATGCCAGCCAGATGCCCGGCGCCACCCTGGAGGTTCTGGCCAGCGACTACGGCCACATAGCCGGCGGCGCCGGACGGGAGCACCGCAGCCACATCCGGATTCTCCAGGCCGCCCAGTCGCTGCTGCACAGCCAGGCTCCGGGCCACAGCCGGTCCAGGGCCAACGAGAGGAGCGATAACAGTGCATGA
- a CDS encoding putative urea ABC transporter substrate-binding protein, whose product MKTRTFQKRLAAGLMTATLSLGAMAEERDSFSIAWTIYAGWVPWQYAEDSGIMKKWADKYDIDVDIVQVNDYIESINQFTAGQFDGVVATSMDGLSIPAASGVDTTALIVGDYSNANDGLVSKDGKTIADLEGETVHLVELSVSHYLLVRALNTVGLEERDISVVNISDADLVSAFQTDDVRHVATWNPLLSEVEAYPGATKLFDSSEIPGHIKDLTLVNTETLADNPKLGKALVGAWYETMSILKADTAEGAEARAFLGELSGTDQAGYEAQLAGMKMFWEPQLSVDFINSEEAHAAMDSVRQFSFDKGLLGQGAMSPDFVGIEFPDGSVMGDSSNVKLRFNDDYMEMAAEGEI is encoded by the coding sequence ATGAAAACTCGTACCTTCCAGAAACGTCTTGCCGCTGGCCTGATGACAGCTACCCTGTCCCTGGGTGCCATGGCCGAAGAACGCGATTCCTTCAGCATCGCCTGGACCATCTACGCCGGCTGGGTGCCCTGGCAGTACGCCGAGGACAGCGGCATCATGAAGAAGTGGGCCGACAAGTACGACATCGACGTCGACATCGTGCAGGTCAACGACTACATCGAATCCATCAACCAGTTTACCGCCGGCCAGTTCGACGGCGTGGTGGCCACCAGCATGGACGGCCTGTCCATCCCGGCCGCCTCCGGCGTCGACACCACCGCCCTGATCGTGGGCGACTACTCCAACGCCAACGACGGCCTGGTATCCAAGGACGGCAAGACCATTGCCGACCTGGAAGGCGAAACCGTGCACCTGGTGGAGCTGTCCGTGTCCCACTACTTGCTGGTGCGGGCTCTCAACACTGTCGGGCTGGAAGAGCGGGACATCAGCGTGGTGAACATCTCCGACGCCGATCTGGTGTCCGCATTCCAAACCGACGACGTGCGCCACGTGGCGACCTGGAACCCGCTGCTGTCCGAGGTTGAAGCCTACCCCGGCGCCACCAAACTGTTCGATTCCAGCGAGATTCCGGGCCACATCAAGGACCTGACCCTGGTCAATACCGAGACCCTGGCCGACAACCCGAAACTGGGCAAGGCCCTGGTCGGCGCCTGGTACGAAACCATGAGCATCCTCAAGGCGGACACCGCCGAAGGCGCCGAAGCCCGGGCCTTCCTGGGTGAGCTGTCCGGCACCGACCAGGCCGGCTACGAGGCCCAGCTTGCCGGCATGAAGATGTTCTGGGAGCCGCAGCTGTCGGTGGACTTCATCAACAGCGAAGAAGCCCACGCGGCCATGGACAGCGTCCGCCAGTTCTCCTTCGACAAGGGCCTGCTCGGCCAGGGCGCGATGAGCCCGGACTTCGTCGGCATTGAATTCCCGGACGGCTCCGTCATGGGTGATTCGAGCAATGTGAAGCTGCGTTTCAATGATGACTACATGGAAATGGCCGCAGAAGGCGAAATCTGA
- a CDS encoding DUF3185 family protein, protein MSSFPGFPENTLTYAEKEKQMGSSKLVGVVLLVVGIALLYFGYQSTQSVGGEISETLTGQYDDETMVFLIGGAAAAAAGAFLTFFKK, encoded by the coding sequence GTGTCAAGCTTTCCAGGTTTTCCAGAAAATACCCTCACTTATGCGGAAAAGGAAAAACAAATGGGAAGCTCCAAGCTCGTTGGTGTTGTTCTGCTCGTAGTCGGCATCGCCCTGCTCTATTTCGGCTACCAGTCCACCCAGTCAGTGGGCGGTGAAATTTCGGAAACCCTGACCGGTCAGTACGATGACGAAACCATGGTATTTCTCATTGGCGGCGCCGCTGCAGCTGCGGCCGGAGCTTTTCTGACCTTCTTCAAAAA
- a CDS encoding ABC transporter ATP-binding protein, producing MSFISVKKLWKEYGSQVVLENLNLEVKEGEFCTLVGASGCGKSTFLKMLLGQETASRGELSLEGQQFPGEPDRNRGIVFQRYSVFPHLTVRENVLLGLELEQKPLLGKLFGKARRDALAQVDAMLEGVGLGHALNKWPHELSGGMQQRLAIAQSFIMKPRILLLDEPFGALDPGIRGDMHELILKLWRDTGTTIFMVTHDLHEGFYLGTRLLVFDKIRNDPQNPEAYGATISYDLPIGRTDPELYQTIESSVSETSRKLSA from the coding sequence ATGAGCTTCATTTCGGTAAAGAAACTGTGGAAGGAGTACGGCAGCCAGGTCGTGCTGGAAAACCTGAACCTGGAAGTGAAAGAGGGGGAATTCTGCACCCTGGTCGGTGCCTCCGGGTGCGGCAAGTCCACCTTCCTGAAGATGCTGCTGGGCCAGGAGACCGCCAGCCGCGGTGAACTGAGCCTGGAAGGCCAGCAGTTTCCGGGCGAGCCCGATCGCAATCGGGGCATCGTGTTCCAACGTTATTCGGTGTTCCCGCACCTGACCGTGCGCGAAAACGTGCTCCTGGGCCTGGAACTGGAACAGAAGCCGCTACTCGGCAAACTGTTCGGCAAGGCGCGCCGGGACGCCCTGGCGCAGGTGGATGCCATGCTCGAGGGCGTGGGCCTCGGCCACGCCCTGAACAAGTGGCCCCACGAGCTGTCCGGCGGCATGCAGCAGCGCCTGGCCATTGCCCAATCGTTCATCATGAAGCCGCGCATCCTGCTGCTGGACGAGCCTTTCGGCGCCCTCGACCCCGGCATCCGGGGCGACATGCACGAGCTGATCCTGAAGCTCTGGCGCGACACCGGCACCACCATCTTCATGGTCACCCACGACCTGCACGAAGGCTTCTACCTTGGCACCCGGCTACTGGTCTTCGACAAGATCCGCAACGACCCGCAGAACCCGGAAGCCTACGGCGCCACCATTTCCTACGACCTGCCCATTGGCCGGACGGACCCCGAGCTGTACCAGACCATCGAGTCGTCGGTATCCGAAACATCCCGCAAACTGTCAGCGTGA